TCGCGAACCGGCCGGCGGCGTGGCTCTTCCCGAGGGCCTCTTCAAGAGACCGGACGCCGTCCTCTTCCATCGCGACCGGCGCGAGCGGCTCTCGGAAGGGGACGTTCAGGTGCACGGGACCCTTGGGGCATCCGACGGCGACCGCGCAGGCGTGCGCCGCGATCGCCGCGATCCTCCGCAGGAGCGTGAGGTCGGCCTCGGGAAGAGGCAGGTCCTGGAAGAAGAGGGCGTGGCGCCCGTAGAGATGGACCTGATCGATCGTCTGAGGCGAACCCGACTGGCGCAGCTCGGGCGGGCGGTCCGCGGTCAGCAGCACGAGGGGAACCGCGGAGAGCGAAGCCTCGATCAGGGCGGGGAAGAAGTTCGCCGCCGCGGTCCCCGAGGTGCAGAGGACTGCCGCGGGCGAGCCCGTCGCCTTCGCGTTCCCCAGGGCATAGAAGGCGGCCGATCTCTCGTCGAGGTGCATCTCGACCCGCATGGCGGGATTCCTGTCTGCGGCGATGACGAGAGGAGCCGAGCGCGAGCCGGGGCAGGCGCTCATGCGCCGCACGCCGGAGGCGACCAGGGCATCGATCAGCACCCCCGCCGCGAGCAGGTTGAGATTCTCGGTCATGGCTGCGCCTCCGTGAAGAGACGGAGAAGGGAAGCGGCTTTCATCCGCGCCTCCTCCCATTCGCTGTCGGGATCCGAGCCTTCGACGATCCCCGCGCCGGCGATCAGTGTAAGCTTCGAGCCGCTCAGCATGGCAGAGCGAATTCCGACAGCGAAGCGGCTCTCCCGGAGATCGATCCATCCGATCGGACCTGCGTACCAGCCCCGAGGCCTTCCCTCCAAGTCCCGAATCATGCGACGCGATCTCTCCCGAGGAAGGCCGCAGACCGCGGGCGTCGGGTGGAGGGCGCCGATCAGCCTCCCCAGCGAGACTCCTTCCCTCATGCGCCCCGTGACGAGTGACGACAGATGGCGAAGGCCCGGAAGATCCAGGATCCGCGGTTCCTCCTCGGCCTCCAAGCGGTCCGCGAGGGGACGCAGCTCCTCGAGGATCCCTTCGCGCACGATCGCCTGCTCCCGCCTCTCCTTCGCGCTCTCGAGCAGGGACGCGGCGAGCCGGGCGTCCATCCCCGGGTCGGTCGATCGCGGCGCCGTGCCCGCGATGCAGTCGCACGAGAAGTCGAGACCGGCCTGCCTCAGCAGGCCCTCCGGCGTCGCCCCGAGGAAGGCCGAATCACGATCGAACCGGAAGAGGAAACCCGTATGACGGCTCGAGACGGCGCGAATCGCCCGCAGCAGGTTCAGGAAGGGGATCTCGCGCTGCGACACGATGACGAGATCGCGCGACAGGACCACCTTCCGCAGGGTGCCTTCCTCGATCTCCGCGAGGATGCTCCGGACTGCGCGACTCCATCTCTCCCGCTCCGCGGGCGGATCGATGGCCGGCCGCGGATCGATGGCCGGCCGCAGATCGATGGCGGAGAAGCGGGCCTTCTCGATCCACCGCTCGATGAGCCGGCGGATCGATTCTCGCGAGCCTCCGGCTCCTCCGAGGATCCCCGCCCCGGCGGTTTCCGTCACGGCGACCGAGGCCCGGTCCTCGCCGCGCCGAATCCGGATGAGAATCTCGGGGAGCACGAACCGCGCGGGCGCGCCCGACCGCCACGCCGGATGGGGCGGGGCCGTGGGATCGAAGGCGATCCCGCCGAAGTAGCGCAGAGGAGGATCCAGATCCCCGGGCGACTCCAACGAGGCGAGGCGTCCCCGGCAAAGGTCGGGTAGCGCGAGGGCCGTCGCGGCGTCCTCGGCGATGAGCTCATCGGCTGCGCCGATGCCGAGCCACGACTCGATCCCCCCGCTCGCCGGCTCCGACCACCGGACGATCGGAAGCCCCTCGCACCCCGCGGCGATGCGGTCCAGCTCCTCAATTGAAAGGCCGAGCGTGTGCGTCGCGAGCGACCGGCGCATCGGAGAGTAGCCTCCGTGACCCGGGAGACCCCGCCGCTTAGCTCCGCCCCGCCATGGTCGCGTTCACGGCGCGGGGCTTCGGGAGCCGGTCGGGTCCCGTTCACGCCTCGAACCTACCTGGGCGGCGAGGCCGCGCCAAGCGAGTGTCTCGGATGAGCCCCGGAGCGGTCCGAGCGCAGGGAGGGGCGGGACGAGATCGTCAGGCTGTCCCCCGTCCCGTCCGTCTCCGCTCCACAAGATGTATACTCCCACCGCGAGAGGGGG
This window of the Candidatus Eisenbacteria bacterium genome carries:
- a CDS encoding isochorismate synthase, coding for MRRSLATHTLGLSIEELDRIAAGCEGLPIVRWSEPASGGIESWLGIGAADELIAEDAATALALPDLCRGRLASLESPGDLDPPLRYFGGIAFDPTAPPHPAWRSGAPARFVLPEILIRIRRGEDRASVAVTETAGAGILGGAGGSRESIRRLIERWIEKARFSAIDLRPAIDPRPAIDPPAERERWSRAVRSILAEIEEGTLRKVVLSRDLVIVSQREIPFLNLLRAIRAVSSRHTGFLFRFDRDSAFLGATPEGLLRQAGLDFSCDCIAGTAPRSTDPGMDARLAASLLESAKERREQAIVREGILEELRPLADRLEAEEEPRILDLPGLRHLSSLVTGRMREGVSLGRLIGALHPTPAVCGLPRERSRRMIRDLEGRPRGWYAGPIGWIDLRESRFAVGIRSAMLSGSKLTLIAGAGIVEGSDPDSEWEEARMKAASLLRLFTEAQP
- the menD gene encoding 2-succinyl-5-enolpyruvyl-6-hydroxy-3-cyclohexene-1-carboxylic-acid synthase, translated to MTENLNLLAAGVLIDALVASGVRRMSACPGSRSAPLVIAADRNPAMRVEMHLDERSAAFYALGNAKATGSPAAVLCTSGTAAANFFPALIEASLSAVPLVLLTADRPPELRQSGSPQTIDQVHLYGRHALFFQDLPLPEADLTLLRRIAAIAAHACAVAVGCPKGPVHLNVPFREPLAPVAMEEDGVRSLEEALGKSHAAGRFA